A stretch of Plectropomus leopardus isolate mb chromosome 24, YSFRI_Pleo_2.0, whole genome shotgun sequence DNA encodes these proteins:
- the LOC121962877 gene encoding LOW QUALITY PROTEIN: myosin light chain 3, skeletal muscle isoform-like (The sequence of the model RefSeq protein was modified relative to this genomic sequence to represent the inferred CDS: inserted 1 base in 1 codon), which yields MAQDHSVLGLQLXFTSPFFPLLQLLLSKMTEFSADQIEDFKEAFGLFDRVGDNQVAFNQVADIMRALGQNPTNKDVTKILGNPTADDMANKRLNFDAFLPMLKEVDALPKGTYDDYVEGLRVFDKEGNGTVMGAELRIVLSTLGEKMTEPEIDALMAGQEDENGSVHYEAFVKHIMSV from the exons ATGGCTCAGGACCACTCTGTCTTGGGACTTCAGC TCTTCACCTCTCCTTTCTTTCcgctcctccagctcctcctctccaaaatg ACCGAGTTCTCAGCGGACCAGATTGAGG ACTTCAAGGAGGCTTTTGGCCTCTTTGACAGAGTTGGTGACAACCAGGTGGCCTTCAACCAGGTGGCCGATATCATGCGCGCTCTGGGCCAGAACCCCACCAACAAGGACGTTACAAAGATTCTGGGCAACCCCACCGCTGATG ACATGGCCAACAAGAGGCTCAACTTCGACGCTTTCCTTCCCATGCTGAAGGAGGTTGATGCCCTTCCAAAGGGTACCTATGACGACTACGTTGAGGGTCTGCGCGTCTTCGACAAGGAGGGCAACGGCACAGTCATGGGCGCTGAGCTGCGTATCGTGCTGTCCACTCTGG GAGAGAAGATGACTGAGCCCGAGATTGATGCCCTTATGGCTGGTCAGGAGGACGAGAACGGCAGTGTGCACTATGAGG CTTTCGTCAAGCACATCATGTCTGTGTAA